The Anas acuta chromosome 2, bAnaAcu1.1, whole genome shotgun sequence genome contains a region encoding:
- the LOC137851876 gene encoding ly6/PLAUR domain-containing protein 2-like isoform X1, translating into MKLLLPLLFVAITCMEFAKTLQCYSCIEPTAVDKCTKVQNCNENETMCKTTMYSLEEVYPFVGVSTVTKMCSSICIPSDVDGIGMTRPVTCCYADLCNSDGTANLGVRVVPVGMLASSLCVLFWTIL; encoded by the exons ATGAAgctgcttctgcctcttctctttGTTGCCATCACTTGCATGGAGTTTG CCAAAACCTTGCAGTGCTACTCCTGCATTGAACCTACAGCTGTTGATAAGTGCACGAAGGTCCAGAACTGCAATGAGAATGAAACCATGTGCAAGACAACCATGTATTCCCTGGAGGAGG TTTATCCCTTTGTGGGAGTCTCAACCGTCACCAAGATGTGCTCCTCCATCTGCATCCCATCTGATGTGGATGGGATTGGCATGACGCGCCCCGTCACCTGCTGTTACGCTGACTTGTGCAACTCTGATGGTACAGCTAATTTGGGGGTCAGGGTTGTCCCAGTTGGCATGTTAGCAAGTTCCCTTTGCGTTCTCTTCTGGACTATATTATGA
- the LOC137851876 gene encoding ly6/PLAUR domain-containing protein 2-like isoform X2 → MQLPHNNKGEAAKTLQCYSCIEPTAVDKCTKVQNCNENETMCKTTMYSLEEVYPFVGVSTVTKMCSSICIPSDVDGIGMTRPVTCCYADLCNSDGTANLGVRVVPVGMLASSLCVLFWTIL, encoded by the exons ATGCAATTACCCCACAACAATAAGGGAGAAGCAG CCAAAACCTTGCAGTGCTACTCCTGCATTGAACCTACAGCTGTTGATAAGTGCACGAAGGTCCAGAACTGCAATGAGAATGAAACCATGTGCAAGACAACCATGTATTCCCTGGAGGAGG TTTATCCCTTTGTGGGAGTCTCAACCGTCACCAAGATGTGCTCCTCCATCTGCATCCCATCTGATGTGGATGGGATTGGCATGACGCGCCCCGTCACCTGCTGTTACGCTGACTTGTGCAACTCTGATGGTACAGCTAATTTGGGGGTCAGGGTTGTCCCAGTTGGCATGTTAGCAAGTTCCCTTTGCGTTCTCTTCTGGACTATATTATGA